In one Candidatus Palibaumannia cicadellinicola genomic region, the following are encoded:
- a CDS encoding DedA family protein, producing MHIIQELLHALWQQDFKTLSDPNLVWTTYLLVFVILFLENGILPAAFLPGDSLLILIGVLIAKGTLTFPITLLLLTMAVSLGSWVSYLQGTWLENNRVVKNWLAHLPEQYHLRAHQMFHRHGLSALLVGRFIAFVRTLLPTIAGLSGLSSSRFQVFNWISAFIWVLLLTLLGFVLGQTKFFQHYEEELMLCLMLLPLTLLTIGLVSSLAIIWRGKELNLRIKDNAHEGSPPS from the coding sequence ATGCACATCATACAGGAATTGTTGCATGCATTATGGCAACAGGATTTTAAAACACTTTCCGACCCAAACTTGGTCTGGACCACTTATTTACTAGTATTTGTCATTCTGTTTTTGGAAAACGGAATTCTACCGGCTGCTTTTCTACCCGGTGATAGTCTATTGATCTTAATAGGCGTATTAATTGCTAAAGGAACGTTAACTTTTCCCATAACCCTACTACTACTAACGATGGCAGTAAGCTTGGGTAGCTGGGTAAGCTACCTACAGGGCACATGGTTAGAAAATAATCGTGTCGTGAAAAACTGGCTAGCCCATCTACCCGAACAATACCATTTACGGGCCCACCAGATGTTTCATCGTCATGGGTTGTCGGCATTGTTAGTAGGTCGCTTCATTGCTTTTGTGCGAACTTTGCTACCAACCATAGCTGGACTATCTGGCCTTAGTAGCTCACGCTTTCAAGTTTTTAACTGGATCAGCGCTTTTATCTGGGTTTTGCTATTAACATTACTAGGTTTTGTGCTTGGTCAAACGAAGTTTTTTCAACACTATGAAGAAGAACTAATGCTATGCTTGATGTTATTACCATTGACGTTACTCACCATCGGACTGGTCAGTTCGTTGGCAATTATATGGCGGGGAAAAGAGCTGAATCTTCGAATAAAAGATAATGCACATGAAGGAAGCCCGCCTAGTTAA
- the aroK gene encoding shikimate kinase AroK: MVEKRNIFLVGPMGAGKSTIGRQLAQQLNMEFFDSDQEIERRTGADVGWVFDVEGEDGFRYREEKVINELTEKQGIVLATGGGSIKSRDTRNRLSARGVVIYLETTIEKQLFRTQRDKKRPLLQVKIPPREVLEALARERNPLYEEIADVTIRTNEQSAKVVAYQIISILERN; this comes from the coding sequence ATGGTAGAGAAACGCAATATATTTCTGGTTGGGCCTATGGGTGCTGGTAAAAGTACTATTGGTCGTCAGTTGGCTCAACAGCTTAATATGGAGTTTTTCGATTCTGATCAAGAAATTGAGCGACGTACTGGTGCTGATGTCGGCTGGGTTTTTGACGTAGAAGGTGAAGATGGCTTCCGTTATCGAGAAGAAAAAGTTATCAACGAACTCACCGAAAAACAGGGGATCGTGCTTGCTACCGGAGGAGGATCGATCAAATCACGTGATACACGTAACCGCCTTTCTGCCCGTGGTGTGGTGATTTATCTAGAGACTACTATTGAAAAACAACTATTCCGTACGCAGCGTGATAAGAAGCGTCCACTGTTGCAAGTAAAAATACCTCCACGTGAAGTACTAGAAGCACTAGCTCGTGAACGTAATCCTTTATACGAAGAGATTGCAGATGTAACTATTCGCACCAATGAACAAAGTGCCAAGGTTGTTGCTTACCAAATCATTAGTATTCTAGAACGTAACTAA
- a CDS encoding MFS transporter, with protein sequence MQPIKLNLLLTEQISSISLTKYHKYLICIFIIGNILVYFDFFLFNFIIILLMKDPTWSLSTTQCGFIFSSAGVGIIIGAIVLGWFADKHGSKNSFILCLMMLVTCTGFSALTPVNNWIYLSFLRICVGIAVGGFNVIAIPYIQEFLPDKKRGLFTGICLAFVPLGLFGGALTTRYLADILSWREMFSISYLPVLLLAWIKFIPESPRYLVCKGRFQDARKAYAWVMNIPECNVINLPEYEYIHKLSYKNIIKSYPREIIIVAVGSFCFILGCFVIQSWGQILLNQCFNFSINMVNTLFMILSFGSIVGRLISSWISDYIGRRWTLFACGFIGAMGCIIAALYQHITTIMHIWDINIISPDWIFFIGIFIVMMFGDGAFSILNVFGGELFPHQIRSTCLGLGYGVGATAKIIGPILLSTLIGRSSEDIVLLPFLIFAFIFMLGSIVYLFARETSNQCN encoded by the coding sequence ATGCAACCCATAAAACTAAATCTTCTATTAACAGAACAAATTAGTTCTATCTCTCTTACTAAATATCATAAGTATTTGATTTGTATTTTTATTATTGGAAACATTTTGGTATATTTTGATTTTTTTTTATTTAATTTTATTATAATTTTGTTAATGAAAGATCCAACATGGTCATTAAGCACAACACAGTGTGGATTTATTTTCTCAAGCGCTGGAGTAGGAATAATTATAGGCGCAATAGTTTTAGGTTGGTTTGCTGATAAGCATGGTAGCAAAAATTCATTTATATTATGTCTTATGATGTTAGTAACATGTACTGGATTTTCTGCTCTAACACCAGTAAATAACTGGATATATTTATCTTTTTTACGTATTTGTGTTGGTATAGCAGTTGGTGGTTTTAATGTTATTGCTATACCTTATATTCAAGAATTTTTACCGGATAAAAAACGAGGTCTATTTACTGGTATTTGTTTAGCTTTTGTACCATTAGGATTATTTGGGGGAGCTCTTACAACCCGTTATCTAGCTGATATTTTGAGCTGGAGAGAAATGTTTTCTATTAGTTATTTGCCAGTGTTATTGCTTGCTTGGATAAAGTTCATTCCTGAATCACCACGATATTTAGTTTGCAAAGGACGCTTTCAGGATGCTAGAAAAGCCTATGCATGGGTCATGAATATTCCAGAATGTAACGTGATTAATTTACCGGAATATGAATATATTCACAAATTATCTTATAAAAATATCATTAAATCTTACCCTAGAGAAATTATTATTGTTGCAGTGGGATCTTTCTGTTTTATCCTAGGATGTTTTGTTATTCAATCATGGGGGCAAATACTTCTTAATCAATGCTTTAATTTTTCAATTAATATGGTCAATACTTTATTTATGATACTTTCTTTTGGCAGTATTGTAGGCAGATTAATATCTTCATGGATTTCAGATTATATTGGACGACGTTGGACACTATTTGCTTGTGGTTTTATAGGTGCAATGGGCTGCATTATTGCAGCACTATATCAACATATTACTACCATAATGCATATTTGGGATATAAATATTATTTCTCCAGATTGGATTTTCTTTATTGGTATCTTTATAGTAATGATGTTTGGTGATGGTGCCTTTAGTATTCTCAATGTTTTTGGTGGTGAACTTTTTCCTCATCAGATACGTTCTACTTGTCTAGGGTTAGGTTATGGAGTAGGTGCTACTGCTAAAATTATTGGCCCTATTTTATTAAGCACTCTCATCGGTAGAAGTTCTGAAGATATAGTTTTACTCCCATTCCTAATATTTGCTTTTATTTTTATGCTAGGTTCTATTGTTTACTTGTTTGCTCGTGAAACTAGTAATCAATGCAATTGA
- the pssA gene encoding CDP-diacylglycerol--serine O-phosphatidyltransferase: MFSNFKSSKHQQYLAQLYLAQLPKIIQRAADIQTLYSPTAFRNALLNAISGAKHRIYLVALYLEQDQGGQVILDALYQARQINPHLEVAVLVDWHRAQRSRIGSNTNYTNADWYCHMAKLYQGVEVPVYGVPVNTREALGVLHLKGFIIDDNVIYSGASLNNVYLHQKDKYRYDRYQIIRNPLLAESLLSYIQNQFFTAQAVNRLDDSIHPKRFQIKHYTKLFRQSLREAGYRYEGKAALNELAITPLVGLGKNNILNNTIHNLICAANTSIRLCTPYFNMPARLVRDLVSQLRQGKQVEVIIGDKTANDFYLPADQPFQIIGVLPYLYEINLRNFLNRLQCYIDNGQLMVRLWKKGENSYHVKGMWVDDEWLLLTGNNFNPRSWRLDLENALLIHDPQHQLYDQREQELAFIRTDTQVVFHFTELQSIADYPVKVRKLIRRLRPILIDRLISQIL, encoded by the coding sequence ATGTTCTCAAACTTTAAAAGTAGTAAACATCAACAATACCTTGCACAACTATACCTTGCACAACTGCCGAAAATTATTCAGAGAGCTGCCGATATACAAACGCTTTATAGCCCTACAGCGTTTCGTAACGCGTTACTCAACGCTATCTCAGGAGCTAAACATCGGATATACCTCGTAGCGCTTTATTTGGAGCAAGACCAAGGAGGTCAAGTTATTCTTGATGCTCTATATCAAGCTAGGCAGATCAATCCTCATCTAGAAGTAGCTGTATTAGTCGATTGGCACCGGGCACAACGTAGCCGGATTGGCAGCAACACTAACTATACTAATGCGGACTGGTATTGTCATATGGCTAAATTATATCAAGGTGTTGAAGTACCAGTGTATGGAGTACCGGTTAATACGCGTGAGGCGCTCGGAGTACTGCATTTGAAAGGTTTTATCATCGATGATAATGTTATTTATAGCGGTGCTAGCCTAAATAATGTTTACTTACATCAGAAAGATAAGTATCGGTATGATCGTTACCAAATTATACGTAATCCACTATTGGCTGAGTCTTTACTTAGTTATATCCAAAATCAGTTTTTTACTGCGCAAGCAGTAAACCGACTAGATGATTCAATACACCCTAAAAGGTTTCAAATTAAACATTATACGAAATTATTTCGTCAGTCTCTACGTGAGGCCGGTTATCGCTATGAAGGCAAAGCTGCGCTAAATGAACTAGCTATTACACCGTTGGTCGGATTAGGTAAAAATAACATATTAAATAACACTATTCACAACCTTATTTGTGCAGCAAACACTAGTATTAGACTATGTACACCTTACTTTAATATGCCAGCGCGGCTCGTACGAGATTTAGTTAGTCAACTGCGCCAGGGTAAGCAGGTTGAAGTGATAATTGGCGACAAAACTGCCAATGATTTTTATCTTCCGGCTGATCAACCTTTTCAAATAATAGGTGTGCTACCCTATTTATATGAAATTAACTTACGTAACTTTCTTAACCGGCTACAATGCTATATAGATAATGGTCAATTAATGGTCAGACTATGGAAAAAGGGTGAAAATAGCTATCATGTAAAGGGTATGTGGGTAGATGATGAGTGGCTGTTATTAACAGGTAATAATTTTAATCCACGTTCTTGGCGATTAGATTTAGAAAATGCACTGTTAATTCACGATCCGCAGCATCAATTGTATGACCAACGTGAACAGGAATTAGCGTTTATCCGAACTGACACTCAAGTAGTGTTTCATTTTACAGAATTACAAAGTATCGCCGACTATCCAGTTAAGGTGCGTAAACTTATTCGTCGTTTACGCCCTATCCTAATTGACCGCCTGATTAGCCAAATACTATGA